From the Sinorhizobium garamanticum genome, one window contains:
- a CDS encoding sensor histidine kinase, producing MRYRLVLALCLLPLIAVPVAWQGNAVAMRRYMQEASAQATTTLRLAVSALSGHLNRYQALPALIADHDDVKELATRPQDRRLRESVNAYLKEINALLRSSDIYVITPGGDTIAASNYDGPASFVGQNFSYRPYFQDALKGMQSRFYALGTTSLKRGYYFGSPIRIGDEIRGVIVFKVDIETIEASWQGGEYKLFVSDPEGIIFMSGSPEWLYASILPLTPDRLSRTEASRRYANAVLRPLPVSRSTLFDHQLMRIATGDASREYLVLSQYMPEADWTVNVLIDTASVKTQALTAVAAAMLLCGLAGLAVAVLWQRRARLRERLQMQAQAQSELERRVEERTADLARVNAQIEEEIAERRLTEQQLRQTQADLIQAGKLAGLGQMSAALSHEFNQPLAAAKTYADSAALLIERGRTTEASDNVRRISGLIDRMASISRHLRNFARKPNEKLGPVALDEVMRDTMEIVAARIKAADAAVNFDLGDVPLVVRAGSVRLQQVLVNVISNAVDAVEGLDDRVISVNACREGDKVVVTVRDRGPGVASAITERIFDPFFSTKGIGKGLGLGLSISYNIVKDFGGNLTVTNHPEGGAVFRIELAAVSQTGREAAE from the coding sequence GTGAGATATCGTCTTGTGCTTGCGCTCTGCCTGCTGCCGCTCATCGCCGTGCCCGTTGCCTGGCAGGGCAATGCTGTCGCCATGCGCCGTTATATGCAGGAGGCTTCGGCGCAGGCGACCACGACACTGCGGCTTGCCGTCTCCGCCTTGAGCGGCCACCTCAATCGCTACCAGGCGCTTCCGGCCCTGATTGCCGACCACGATGACGTCAAGGAACTGGCCACGCGGCCGCAGGATCGGCGGCTCCGCGAGAGCGTCAACGCCTACCTGAAGGAAATCAACGCGCTCCTCAGGTCCTCGGACATCTATGTCATCACACCGGGTGGCGACACGATCGCGGCAAGCAACTACGACGGCCCTGCAAGCTTCGTCGGGCAGAATTTCAGCTATCGCCCCTATTTCCAGGATGCCTTGAAGGGCATGCAGTCCCGGTTCTATGCGCTCGGCACAACGTCGCTCAAGCGCGGCTATTATTTCGGCTCGCCGATCCGCATCGGCGATGAAATCCGCGGCGTCATTGTCTTCAAGGTCGATATAGAGACGATCGAGGCTTCCTGGCAGGGAGGCGAGTACAAGCTTTTCGTCTCCGATCCCGAAGGCATCATCTTCATGAGCGGCAGTCCGGAATGGCTCTATGCGAGTATTCTGCCGCTCACGCCCGACCGCCTCTCGCGCACCGAGGCCTCGCGCCGCTATGCAAATGCCGTTCTCCGTCCGCTGCCGGTGTCGCGCAGCACGCTTTTCGATCACCAATTGATGCGGATTGCGACCGGTGACGCGAGCCGTGAATACCTCGTTCTTTCGCAATATATGCCGGAAGCCGATTGGACGGTGAACGTCCTGATCGACACAGCGTCGGTCAAGACACAGGCGCTCACCGCGGTCGCCGCCGCGATGCTGCTTTGCGGGCTTGCCGGTCTTGCAGTTGCGGTCCTCTGGCAGCGCCGCGCGCGTCTCAGGGAGCGCCTGCAGATGCAGGCGCAAGCCCAAAGCGAGCTTGAGCGCCGGGTCGAAGAGCGCACTGCCGATCTCGCGCGGGTCAATGCCCAGATCGAGGAGGAGATCGCCGAGCGGAGACTGACCGAGCAGCAATTGCGCCAGACCCAGGCAGACCTCATTCAGGCGGGTAAGCTCGCCGGCCTCGGCCAGATGTCGGCAGCCCTCTCGCATGAATTCAACCAGCCGCTTGCCGCCGCCAAGACCTATGCCGACAGTGCTGCTCTCTTGATCGAGCGGGGGCGCACGACCGAGGCAAGCGACAATGTCAGGCGCATTTCCGGCCTCATCGACCGTATGGCGTCCATCAGCCGGCATCTGCGCAATTTTGCGCGCAAGCCCAATGAGAAGCTTGGTCCTGTGGCTCTTGACGAGGTGATGCGGGACACGATGGAAATCGTTGCCGCCCGTATCAAGGCGGCAGACGCCGCCGTGAACTTCGATCTCGGTGACGTGCCGCTTGTTGTCCGGGCGGGATCTGTCCGGCTTCAGCAGGTGCTCGTCAACGTTATCTCCAACGCAGTCGACGCGGTCGAGGGCCTCGATGATCGTGTGATTTCGGTCAACGCCTGCCGCGAAGGCGACAAGGTGGTGGTTACAGTCCGCGACCGCGGACCAGGTGTGGCATCTGCCATCACCGAGCGCATCTTCGATCCGTTCTTCAGCACCAAGGGTATCGGCAAGGGGCTCGGCCTCGGACTTTCTATCTCCTACAACATCGTCAAGGATTTCGGCGGCAACCTGAC
- a CDS encoding VOC family protein: MLDQIKGLHHVTSMADDALTNNQFFTNTLGLRRVKKTVNFDSPDVYHLYYGDEIGTPGTVMTYFPFPQMPRGRAGTGEVGTTVFAVPAGSLGFWRDRLSNLGVTGLKDEETFGEKRLNFAGPDGDGFALVEVKDDPRAPWTEGGIAADNAIRGFHSVAMRLRDEGATSELLKFMGYQELDRKDGVTRLIVPGGNGASLVDLETLPNVNRAAQGAGSVHHVAFAVDNREKQLEVRKALMDTGYHVTPVIDRDYFWAIYFRTPGGVLFEIATNEPGFDRDEEIAHLGEALKLPQQHKHLRPILESHLQKLEA; the protein is encoded by the coding sequence ATGCTCGATCAGATCAAGGGCCTGCATCACGTCACCTCAATGGCGGACGACGCCCTGACCAACAACCAGTTCTTCACCAACACGCTCGGCTTGCGCCGCGTCAAGAAGACCGTGAACTTCGATTCACCGGACGTCTACCACCTCTATTATGGTGACGAGATCGGCACACCCGGCACCGTAATGACCTATTTCCCGTTTCCCCAGATGCCGCGCGGCCGCGCCGGCACGGGGGAGGTCGGAACGACGGTCTTCGCTGTCCCGGCCGGTTCGCTCGGTTTCTGGCGGGATCGTTTGAGCAATCTTGGCGTCACGGGCCTCAAGGACGAGGAAACCTTCGGCGAGAAGCGCTTGAACTTTGCCGGCCCGGACGGCGACGGTTTCGCTCTGGTCGAAGTGAAGGATGATCCGCGCGCCCCGTGGACCGAGGGCGGCATTGCCGCCGATAACGCGATCCGTGGCTTCCATTCGGTCGCCATGCGGTTGCGCGATGAGGGTGCCACTTCCGAACTGCTCAAGTTCATGGGCTACCAGGAGCTCGACCGCAAGGATGGCGTCACCCGGCTGATCGTGCCGGGCGGCAACGGCGCAAGCCTCGTCGACCTCGAAACGCTGCCGAACGTCAATCGCGCCGCGCAGGGCGCCGGCTCCGTGCACCATGTCGCCTTCGCGGTCGACAATCGCGAAAAGCAGCTGGAAGTGCGCAAAGCCCTGATGGACACTGGCTATCATGTCACTCCGGTCATCGATCGCGACTACTTCTGGGCGATCTATTTCCGGACGCCGGGTGGGGTGCTCTTCGAGATCGCCACGAACGAGCCCGGCTTTGACCGTGACGAGGAGATTGCCCATCTCGGCGAGGCGCTGAAGCTGCCGCAGCAGCACAAGCACCTCCGCCCCATCCTGGAAAGCCACCTGCAGAAGCTGGAAGCATAG